Proteins found in one Plodia interpunctella isolate USDA-ARS_2022_Savannah chromosome 24, ilPloInte3.2, whole genome shotgun sequence genomic segment:
- the LOC128680350 gene encoding uncharacterized protein LOC128680350 isoform X3 → MAHFALLWKARTIEKYRQNYENEKYLSLQETNTPIPQKSLSQRLRCYRQDTQARFSRIFQKIYPEGSSLSHFFLNLKTDQTCLNFVFKSLLGFLTGLVLTYLCFLFLVYQLSISLFHATVISSVIGVLLTMGLAFSYRIRCLIFLLLPQFFSRAGRYTLTCYALVLILTGPATNTLKNSEVLTESMACRQEQIKTLVSEVKYTARKPLNSMRDSIKIMVQKIRFFTRQLKENLLKVNRLTLSVLETIHSTFLWLRWLSEACNKTMGTPYERCLKVLNEGVYKQKYKLSVTQMKSLVDKPEEICSNVKKYKAMCIFTDFVNGSFVATIKRRLKEFTQRIRDMLYLQIHVQHSYTFSSNISDSASQVAAGIVTEIRKRADPLLTWLSWSSCVTSLFLLLIIFRAKYYQHMFETRSRFDNKYITKELRDLDLTRLRLGRETILPLNRRERSKYVSTTSFRLVASEKIHVNRSIVFMTITTFKLLIHMVADYSLYWVLMTIQHNGKNQTPMPYGVPNAGMHITGTGGIADMFRSLLAALTSPLEMPLPLPFACLPNPNPPDFQRYIQIGILIFLLWFFSLFEPYGLRLRHVVMGLYRPERAKERAEWLYNHILILRGGFMKFARRKLHRSYKYHSEEKYTFKKWLNIYIPSWLRYILRISKEEVQCLLCCTKELSDDLNTKLQKCVTKDCPGVYCADCFSDTGELCPICLSPSEYDDFSDVSYEKGSSDESDDDCDQGNAADENDEYIFDSENDDILLPKPLRDKNKYQNVINNCESNINSNKTTYIKNQISNMKTNLWIIDKIKTFSGRDISKYKYCIVSLSNENSVLGNNETTGKNKMASDNKTNNNDQKTIDNDKQVTKDVTNRKFGDKDSKPDGTNELNPNKSKDSNNKRKNKKSNLGQNELIKHETVTWCYFNRFNTLIFACWPNKKNNLFNACKSTSQTVINKNLSYDKNFKTRKKDKNIDKRIEDENARQYRIFSYLAEQDWVVKKTVTYKSTEEECSLVGEKNDNKTIKCLKNDILQRNIYLLDTEKERTLRRPLLEQHVFICDRCRFHCLCPGNPLNQLLRPPCRSLPTSEHELLKEKDSKPAITTSKSKENIAKTPSKSISKRKRSFMSRMIRCLKSSCRVKKKKKVEEIQMKKQDQATSTQHVQICTVTKKICRKQPKCCATQYETTNDLTIIKREGTLTEDKSVLIDQKEVQKKCKDKCISTEQKELQKKTKDKSVSIGLKDVRKKTKDKCVLIEQRELVNMIDEEIQKELPVKDNAIDLEPIKQTEPIRNKCCNGKGKSQEKKKNIDTETQKKLPSRENSIELELQEISNKYKKDKNNCKGQKTKKNIDSEIQKDSSVEKKNFESKRKEVSNKIKSDKCKSKAIKNKKKIDEEKKDKLERTDVTNKCTQCNKRKHKESNAKNKIEIKREKERSPKENKTEPHKQICANCKGDAELCKQEKLHKKCDDLCPDECKCNNRGVMIEKCDPLCPEECECHGEGVQFEPCDPLCPEDCTCGGQGIEVEKCDPLCPKTCKCDGHGITVKTCDPLCPTTCTCDGHGIVVRKCDPQCPKTCTCNGHGITEERNYLCSGDCCCKDAGIETQQELSAPETTTTSEEECSHQSTNNSCCSLCGDNKKTCPNCRNKTTTSDTKVNSSIFRCTDSNKSKKGENKRRSKQSKKPKLTRVDDTSRNCDKIKLGNRSDSSDEIECCPLSECASCVNSDSSMTPGEMYCSCAIQCPPLHRPNKITKQYFNDFLDIYTPSRYLLESQKYYNDIYAGANIYPIKFNQKWSHERSSYGSRSYSYRRGRRAKRLDGYLQQKYLTVKRVNTMLNGANRAKYRKSQKEILS, encoded by the exons ATGGCCCACTTTGCTTTGTTGTGGAAAGCTAGAACTATAGAAAAGTATAGGCAAAATTACGAAAATGAGAAATACCTCTCTTTACAAGAAACAAACACTCCTATTCCTCAAAAATCTCTGTCACAAAGATTGCGATGCTACAGGCAAGATACGCAAGCGCGTTTTTCGAGGATTTTCCAAAAGATTTATCCCGAAGGATCATCATTGTCACACTTCTTCTTGAATCTGAAAACAGATCAGACATGCCTCAATTTTGTGTTCAAGAGTTTGTTAGGGTTTTTGACGGGATTGGTGCTTACATACCTTTGCTTTTTGTTCTTGGTGTATCAGCTATCTATTTCTCTATTTCATGCTACGGTTATCAGTTCTGTCATCGGCGTTCTCCTTACTATGGGATTGGCGTTTAGCTATAGAATTAG GTGTCTGATATTTCTTCTTCTACCCCAATTCTTTTCACGAGCTGGACGGTACACGTTAACTTGCTATGCTCTTGTACTAATTCTTACTGGCCCTGCTACAAACACACTTAAAAATTCTGAAGTTTTGACGGAATCCATGGCCTGTCGCCAG gaacaaataaaaactcttGTAAGCGAAGTAAAATACACTGCGAGAAAACCTTTAAATTCAATGAGAGattcaatcaaaattatggtacaaaaaatacgattttttaCAAGACAgctgaaagaaaatttattgaaagtcAATAGGCTCACATTGAGCGtat TAGAAACAATCCATTCTACATTCTTGTGGTTGCGGTGGTTATCagaagcttgtaataaaactatGGGGACTCCATATGAACGCTGCCTGAAAGTGCTCAACGAAGGTgtctacaaacaaaaatacaagctAAGTGTTACACAAATGAAAAGTTTGGTTGATAAACCTGAAGAAATTTGTTCCAAtgttaagaaatataaagCAATGTGCATATTCACAGATTTCGTTAATGGAAGTTTTGTTGCCACCATTAAAAGAC gGCTAAAGGAGTTCACCCAGCGCATAAGGGATATGTTATATCTTCAGATCCATGTGCAGCACTCATATACCTTCTCTAGCAACATCAGCGACTCTGCTAGCCAAGTAGCTGCTGGCATTGTCACTGAGATCAGAAAGAGAGCTGATCCTTTACTCACTTGGTTATCTTGGAGTTCATGTGTCACTAGTTTATTCCttttactaattatatttag agcAAAATATTATCAGCATATGTTTGAAACTCGATCTAGatttgacaataaatatataactaaagaGCTAAGGGATTTAGACCTGACCAGATTACGTCTTGGGAGAGAAACTATTTTGCCCTTGAATAGAAGAGAGCGATCTAAATATGTCTCT ACAACATCGTTCAGACTGGTTGCTTCTGAAAAGATACATGTAAATAgatcaattgtttttatgacGATAACTACATTTAAGCTACTCATCCACATGGTAGCAGATTATAGTCTGTATTGGGTATTAATGACTATTCAACACAATGGAAAAAATCAGACCCCAATGCCat ATGGAGTTCCAAATGCGGGTATGCACATAACTGGTACAGGGGGTATAGCAGATATGTTTCGATCATTACTTGCAGCTCTAACATCTCCACTTGAGATGCCTCTTCCATTACCATTTGCATGCCTTCCGAATCCAAATCCACCAGATTTTCAACGATATATACAAATtg gaatTTTGATATTCCTTCTTTGGttcttttcattatttgaaCCATATGGACTACGCCTTCGTCATGTTGTCATGGGCCTCTATCGTCCAGAACGAGCTAAAGAAAGAGCTGAATGGCTTTATAATCACATACTTATTCTCCgag GTGGATTCATGAAATTTGCAAGACGAAAGCTTCACAGATCCTATAAGTACCATTCGGAGGAAAAATACACTTTCAAGAAAtggttgaatatttatattcc GTCCTGGCTAcgttatattttaagaatctCAAAAGAAGAAGTTCAGTGCCTTCTTTGTTGTACAAAAGAGCTATCAGATGACCTTAATACTAAACTGCAAAA GTGTGTTACCAAAGATTGTCCAGGAGTTTATTGTGCAGATTGTTTCTCTGATACTGGTGAATTGTGTCCTATCTGTTTATCCCCGAGTGAATATGATGATTTTAGTGATGTTAGCTATGAGAA agGTTCATCTGATGAAAGTGATGATGACTGTGATCAAGGAAATGCTGCGGACGAAAatgatgaatatatttttgattctgAAAATGATGATATTCTTTTGCCAAAGCCTTTGagagataaaaacaaatatcaaaatgttataaataattgtgaatcaaatataaattctaataagacaacatatataaaaaatcaaatatcaaatatGAAGACAAATTTATGGATAattgataaaatcaaaactttttCGGGTCgtgatatttcaaaatacaaatattgtattgtaagttTATCGAATGAAAATAGTGTGTTAGGTAATAATGAAACTAcaggaaaaaacaaaatggcaagtgacaataaaacaaataataatgaccaAAAAACGATAGACAATGATAAGCAAGTAACAAAAGATGTTACTAATAGGAAATTTGGTGACAAAGATAGTAAACCAGATGGGACAAATGAGCTTAACccaaataaaagtaaagatTCAAATAacaaacgtaaaaataaaaaaagtaacttagggcaaaatgaattaataaaacacgAAACAGTTACTTGGTGCTATTTCAATCGATTTAACACTTTAATTTTCGCATGTtggccaaataaaaaaaataatttatttaatgcctGTAAATCCACATCTCAAACAGTTATCAATAAGAACTTAAGTtatgataaaaactttaaaactcGTAAAAAAGATAAGAATATCGATAAGAGAATTGAGGACGAAAATGCGAGACAATATAgaattttttcttatttggcCGAACAAGACTGGGTCGTAAAGAAAACCGTCACGTATAAAAGTACGGAAGAGGAATGTTCACTGGTTGGtgaaaaaaatgataataagaCTATAAAGTGCTTGAAAAATGATATCTTACAACGGAATATCTATTTG CTGGATACTGAAAAAGAGCGGACCTTGAGAAGACCGCTTTTAGAACAACATGTTTTCATTTGTGATCGCTGTAGATTCCATTGTTTATGTCCTGGAAATCCGCTAAATCAGTTGCTCCGGCCGCCATGTAGATCATTGCCAACTAGTG AACATGAACTACTCAAAGAAAAGGACAGCAAACCCGCTATAACAACTTcgaaaagtaaagaaaatattgccAAAACTCCTAGTAAAAGTATCTCGAAACGCAAACGTAGTTTTAT gaGTAGGATGATACGTTGCTTAAAATCATCTTGTCGtgtgaaaaaaaagaaaaaagttgaag aaatacaaatgaaaaaacaagATCAAGCCACATCCACACAACA TGTACAAATATGCAccgtcacaaaaaaaatatgtagaaagCAACCTAAATGTTGTGCGACGCAATACGAAACAACGAATgatttgacaataataaaacgagAGGGAACATTGACCGAAGACAAAAGTGTTTTGATAGATCAGAAAGAAGTGCAAAAGAAGTGCAAGGACAAATGTATTTCAACAGAACAGAAAGAGCTACAAAAGAAAACCAAGGACAAAAGTGTTTCAATAGGACTGAAAGATGTACGAAAGAAGACAAAAgataaatgtgttttaataGAACAGAGAGAATTAGTGAACATGATTGATGAAGAAATACAGAAGGAGTTACCAGTCAAAGACAATGCTATTGACTTAGAACCTATCAAACAAACAGAACCAATCAGGAACAAGTGTTGCAATGGAAAAGGGAAAAGtcaagaaaagaagaaaaatattgatacggaaacacaaaaaaaattgccttCCAGAGAAAATAGTATTGAATTAGAACTACAAGAAATATCAAacaaatacaagaaagataaaaacaattgcaaAGGACAAAAGaccaagaaaaatattgattcaGAAATACAGAAAGATTCATCGGTggaaaaaaagaattttgaatcaaAACGAAAAGAGGTATCGAACAAAATCAAGAGTGATAAATGTAAATCCAAAGCAATAAAGAACAAGAAAAAGATTGACGaagaaaagaaagataaaTTAGAACGAACAGATGTTACCAACAAATGCACGCAGTGCAATAAAAGAAAGCATAAAGAATCAAATGCCAAGAACAAGATTGAGATCAAACGAGAAAAAGAGAGATCGccaaaagaaaacaaaacagaaCCACACAAACAAATATGTGCCAACTGCAAAGGTGATGCTGAACTTTGTAAACAAGAGAAGTTGCACAAAAAATGTGACGATTTATGTCCTGATgaatgtaaatgtaataatcGTGGTGTAATGATTGAAAAATGCGACCCTCTTTGTCCTGAAGAATGTGAGTGCCATGGGGAAGGTGTCCAATTTGAACCGTGTGACCCATTATGTCCAGAAGACTGTACGTGTGGAGGGCAAGGAATCGAAGTTGAAAAATGTGACCCGCTCTGTCCAAAAACATGTAAATGTGATGGACATGGCATCACTGTCAAAACTTGTGACCCACTCTGTCCAACGACATGTACTTGTGATGGTCATGGAATTGTTGTTAGAAAATGTGATCCGCAATGCCCAAAAACGTGTACGTGTAATGGACATGGAATTACTGAGGAACGTAACTATCTATGTTCAGGAGACTGTTGTTGTAAAGATGCAGGAATAGAAACTCAGCAAGAACTCAGTGCCCcagaaacaacaacaacaagtgAAGAAGAATGTTCGCACCAATCAACAAACAACTCGTGCTGTAGTCTTtgtggagataataaaaaaacatgtccaAATTGCCGCAATAAAACAACGACTAGTGATACTAAAGTAAACTCTAGCATTTTTAGATGTACAGATAGTAATAAATCGAAGAAAGGCGAAAATAAACGGAGATCAAAACAATCTAAAAAACCTAAACTGACACGGGTTGATGACACTTCAAGAAATTgtgacaaaatcaaattaggaAATCGAAGCGACTCTAGCGATGAAATCGAATGCTGCCCACTTTCTGAATGTGCTTCATGTGTCAATTCTG ATTCATCAATGACTCCTGGCGAGATGTACTGCTCCTGTGCTATACAATGTCCACCTTTGCATCgcccaaataaaataacaaaacaatatttcaatg attttctcGACATTTACACACCGTCACGGTACCTTTTGGAG TCTCAGAAATACTATAATGACATCTACGCAGGGGCTAATATATACCCTATCAAATTCAACCag aaATGGTCACATGAGCGTTCATCTTACGGCAGTCGTTCCTATAGTTATCGCAGAG GTCGTCGAGCTAAAAGACTCGATggatatttacaacaaaaatac TTAACAGTAAAACGAGTGAACACTATGTTAAATGGAGCAAACCGAGCAAAATATCGCAAGTCccaaaaagaaattttgagttaa